In Oscillatoria acuminata PCC 6304, a single window of DNA contains:
- a CDS encoding prohibitin family protein, translating to MPAKTSYSYESKTIFWIAGSVIGAIFLLILASSLKPFVIINAGERGVVMKFGKVQEGILDEGIHGIIPLVTRVETLSVRVQKDELKADAASKDLQYVTINVALNWRVDATQVNTVYQTIGDETQIVNLIISPAVSEVVKAATAKNNAEEIITRRRELKEEIDSDIRERLSTYGILVDDISLVNIEFSPEFAKAIEAKQIAEQEARRASFIAQKAEQEAFADINRAKGQAEAQRLLRENLTPSILQKEAIEKWNGQFPMVMGGDGALPFINITPPASTANP from the coding sequence ATGCCAGCTAAAACCAGTTATTCTTACGAATCCAAGACCATTTTTTGGATTGCCGGTTCCGTGATTGGGGCGATTTTCTTGTTAATCTTAGCCTCCAGTTTAAAGCCCTTTGTGATAATCAACGCCGGGGAACGCGGCGTGGTCATGAAATTTGGAAAAGTCCAGGAAGGCATCTTGGATGAAGGGATTCACGGAATTATCCCCTTGGTCACTCGCGTGGAAACCCTCAGCGTTCGGGTCCAAAAAGACGAACTCAAAGCCGATGCTGCTTCTAAAGATTTACAGTATGTTACCATTAACGTCGCCCTGAATTGGCGCGTGGATGCCACCCAAGTGAATACCGTTTATCAGACCATTGGCGATGAAACTCAAATTGTCAACCTGATTATTTCTCCCGCCGTTTCTGAAGTGGTTAAAGCGGCTACGGCTAAAAACAATGCCGAGGAAATCATCACGCGACGCCGGGAGTTAAAAGAAGAAATCGATAGCGATATTCGCGAACGACTATCAACTTATGGTATTTTAGTCGATGATATTTCCTTGGTAAATATCGAATTTTCTCCCGAATTTGCCAAAGCCATTGAAGCCAAACAAATTGCGGAACAAGAAGCCAGACGGGCCTCATTTATTGCTCAAAAAGCCGAACAAGAAGCCTTTGCTGATATTAATCGGGCCAAAGGTCAAGCAGAAGCTCAACGATTGTTACGAGAAAACCTCACTCCATCGATTCTCCAAAAAGAAGCTATTGAAAAGTGGAATGGACAGTTTCCAATGGTGATGGGGGGTGATGGAGCATTGCCTTTTATTAATATTACGCCGCCTGCTTCTACGGCTAATCCCTAA